GCCGACAAGGTGCTGGAGCACCCGAAGTCCGTCCACGAGAAGTTCGACGTCGACCTCGAGGACAAGTCGATGTGGCTGTACGCGGACACCAGCGTCATGACCGACCAGCACGGCGTCGACAGGCACATCTACTTCACCGCGATGCCGCTGTACGAGGACGACGAACTCGTCGCGGTCGTCGAGACCGTGCAGGACCGCACGGAGCACGTGAAGCGCCAGGAAGCGGTCGAGGGACTAGTCGACGAACTCGGGTCGACGATGAATCAACTCACGACCGGGAACCTCTCTCGCCGCGCGCAGTTCGTCGACGAGGACGACTGTCTCGATGACCGCCTGCTGTCGGTCGTCGACAACATCAACGAGATGGCCGACGCGTTCGAAGAGACGGCTGCCAGCGTCGACGAGGGGACGGCCCGACTCGAACGCTCCGTGGAGGAAGCCGTCGAGGCCGCCGACGAGATCGCCGAGAACGTCGGCCAGCAGAACGAACTGCTGACCGAGGGCGTCACCGAGATGCAGACGTTCTCGGCGTCGATGGAAGAGGTCGCGGCCACCGCCGAGGAGGTCGACGTGGCCGCCGAACAGGCCCGCGACGCCGCGACCGAAGGACTCGACGCCAGCGAGGACGCCCGCGAGGCGACCGAGGAGGTGACCGAGATCGGCGAGGAACTCGTCGACTCCGTCACCGACCTGGGCGACCGGATGGACGACATCGAGGCGGTCGTCGAGGTCATCTCCGACGTGGCCGAGCAGACGAACCTGCTCGCGCTCAACGCCAACATCGAGGCCGCCCGCGCGGGCAAAGACGGCGACGGCTTCGCCGTCGTCGCCGAGGAGGTGAAGACGCTCGCCGACGAGACCCGCCAGCACACCGAGCAGATCACCGGCAACATCGAGCAACTGCAGAACCAGACCGACTCGACGGTCGTCGCCGCAGAGCAGAGCCACCAGCAGATCGACCACGCCGCCGACCAGATCGACGACGTACTGGAGGCGTTCGAGGACATCGCCGCCTCCATCGACCAGGCCGCCGACGGCATCACAGAGGTGTCGCGCGCGACCGACGACCAGGCCGCGACCGTCGAGGAACTCACCGCGACCATCGAGGACGTCCGCGAGCGGTCCACAGAGACCGAGGAGGCGGCGAACCGGATCGCCGAGGCGACGGAGGACCAGAGCGCCGCCATCACCGACCTCTCCGCGCGCGTGGCCGAACTGCGGGGCCAGGAGGCCGTGAAGGCCGACGTCCGGACCGACGGCGGCGTCACCATCGACATCGACCCGAGCGAGCACGACGACGACGCCAACGACGACGACGGGGTCACCATCGAACCCGACCCCGTCGGAGACGCTTCCGACGACGCCGACACCGACACCGACGACGCCGCCGCCGACGACTACGGCGGCTTCGAGTTCGGGAACTAACCGCCCGCGCCGACCGAACCACGGACCCTTTCTCGGACCCGCGCTAACACCGGGCCATGCGTCTTTGGCTCGTCTCCCGCGAGTACGACACCCGACAGACCGTGACGCTCACGTACGCGAGCGTCGACGGCGACCGCTCGTACACCCGACAGGCGTCGATCGAACTCCTCCAGCGCAACCCCGTCACCGCCGGGATCGACCGTGATCGGGGGGACACCGAACCCGTCGAGGATCCGGCGACGCGCGAGCGCTACGCTGAGGAGGCCGGCCGGATGGCCGACGAGCACGACCCGGGCGACGAGGTCTGAGCGCGACTCGGCGGCGCAAGCGCTAGAGCGCGCGAGACGAACGGCAGAAGTCGACGGCAGTGCGGGCGCTCAGCCCGTCAACACCAGTTCTCGAGCACCGGGGCGTCGGACTCGCCGACGGAGATCCAGGCGTCGTCGCACGCGAGGTCGGCGATGACGAACTCTGCGGAGTGTTCGTCGACCGACGCCATGACCTCTCCGGGGTCGCCCCCCGTGTGCCTCGTTGTCATATGCGTACGTCTCACATACACACTGATAAACTCGTCGGATCGCGAGCGGGTGCACCCCTTCGTGGAACCGCCGGTCCGCCAGCCCCCGCGTCGGCGGTCGTACCGGGGAGAGAACCCACCACGGGTCCCGCGACACGCCGCTCC
The DNA window shown above is from Halobaculum marinum and carries:
- a CDS encoding methyl-accepting chemotaxis protein, with the protein product MSLLGRLREWVPGAANDTTIADGGVTVESGGDSASMPEVDAEDDDELNVDDDLLLDGMGSPVFMLDSDGEIVAWNAAIEDLTGATAEEAVGHDHVSEMFYPDGRRAQTLADKVLEHPKSVHEKFDVDLEDKSMWLYADTSVMTDQHGVDRHIYFTAMPLYEDDELVAVVETVQDRTEHVKRQEAVEGLVDELGSTMNQLTTGNLSRRAQFVDEDDCLDDRLLSVVDNINEMADAFEETAASVDEGTARLERSVEEAVEAADEIAENVGQQNELLTEGVTEMQTFSASMEEVAATAEEVDVAAEQARDAATEGLDASEDAREATEEVTEIGEELVDSVTDLGDRMDDIEAVVEVISDVAEQTNLLALNANIEAARAGKDGDGFAVVAEEVKTLADETRQHTEQITGNIEQLQNQTDSTVVAAEQSHQQIDHAADQIDDVLEAFEDIAASIDQAADGITEVSRATDDQAATVEELTATIEDVRERSTETEEAANRIAEATEDQSAAITDLSARVAELRGQEAVKADVRTDGGVTIDIDPSEHDDDANDDDGVTIEPDPVGDASDDADTDTDDAAADDYGGFEFGN
- a CDS encoding DUF7556 family protein produces the protein MTTRHTGGDPGEVMASVDEHSAEFVIADLACDDAWISVGESDAPVLENWC